From one Humulus lupulus chromosome 8, drHumLupu1.1, whole genome shotgun sequence genomic stretch:
- the LOC133793599 gene encoding uncharacterized protein LOC133793599 has protein sequence MTDRHSPGPSPLSRRPGDLVIREPDPQRRSTIPAQPGKGKAIQVEGELSSSSDDEDEFLDQIFNADSDMFRDCVASKRKTGDGSGSTPPQKIQKVVPPSQGRQPGGPTTLPPLTPSSLPPSASLTPTHQGSSSELFRAVSDLGKGLLEDIGRDASTLQSLDSYPRLSVEVVLKRGLAQLMKSLVTIGHAQLRAVDYKELIKVQDDQLVEARSKLEQAERTIAERDESLKKQAQNNASLTTQLEKQSLDIKELVRDNERLISENEELKQEKELDLIRFEEASFDCFYKVWKLNKPLNLDCFPKEAQAEDLARCEARAAEEAANPPALAPTCSAISFRARGASDAEEGVDQPSRGARL, from the exons ATGACTGATCGGCATTCTCCTGGGCCTTCTCCGCTTTCCCGTAGACCTGGTGACTTAGTCATTAGAGAGCCTGATCCTCAGCGTAGATCTACTATTCCCGCTCAAcctgggaaaggaaaagctatccaggttgaaggggaacttagctcatcctcggacgacgaggatgagttccttgatcagatcttcaacgcag attcagacatgttcagagattgcgttgcttcaaagaggaaaactggtgatggaagtggctctacgcctccacagaagattcagaaggtagtaCCGCCAAGTCAAGGGAGGCAACCTGGGGGACCAACTACACTTCCGCCATTGACCCCCTCTTCCCTTCCtccttctgcgagcctaactcctactcaccagggtagttcgagtgagctttttcgtgctgttagcgacctgggcaaggggcttcttgaggatattggccgtgatgcatcgacgcttcaaagcctagactcctaccctcgacttagtgtcgaagttgtcttgaagagaggactcgctcaattgatgaag tcacttgtcaccattggtcaTGCTCAGCTTCGAGCCGTAGATTACAAGGAGCTGATCAAGGTGCaggacgatcaactggtggaggccaggtccaagctggagcaagcagagagaactatagctgaacgggacgagtctctcaaaaagcaggctcaaaacaatgcttccttgacaactcaattggagaagcaatccctcgatattaaagagttagttcgagacaatgagaggttgattagcgagaacgaagagctgaagcaagaaaaagagcttgacttgattcgctttgaggaggccagttttgactgcttctataaggtctggaagctgaacaagcctcttaaTCTTGATTGTTTCCCCAAGGAGGCCCAAGCAGAGGAtcttgccagatgtgaagcaagagccgctgaagaagctgccaacCCTCCTGCACTCGCCCCAACGTGCTCTGCTATATCATTTCGAGCGAGAGGAGCATCTGATGCAGAGGAGGGAGTCGATCAACCCTCTAGAGGAGCTCGCCTGTGA